Proteins co-encoded in one Theileria equi strain WA chromosome 3, complete sequence genomic window:
- a CDS encoding hypothetical protein (encoded by transcript BEWA_006800A) → MKVSLITSVRRSINYRLGRLYNSFYYSQSNNKYVMVFAFPAFLWYIRYRADTKLGYRLYISPTALGPLDYLDKVDSSKETLEEEAKEPSVFEKIGEKFEWLTEKVSGSAPLVKNWTNGKKIYLPDDVTVSDLKRLVYGNNTAAQRDVLVGCKGRIMNNDDNLALATRAFCKRDPRLVLWREGRIAS, encoded by the coding sequence ATGAAAGTTAGTCTAATAACTTCTGTACGTCGTAGTATAAACTACCGACTTGGTAGACTTTACAATTCATTCTATTACTCTCAGAGTAATAACAAATATGTCATGGTATTCGCCTTTCCGGCGTTTCTCTGGTACATTCGCTACAGGGCAGACACCAAACTGGGCTATAGACTCTACATTTCCCCAACCGCTTTGGGACCTCTGGACTACCTCGATAAAGTAGATTCTTCCAAAGAAACtttggaggaagaagcCAAAGAGCCGTCAGTTTTCGAGAAGATTGGCGAAAAGTTCGAGTGGCTCACCGAAAAGGTTTCAGGCTCCGCTCCGTTGGTTAAGAATTGGACGAATGGAAAAAAGATTTACCTCCCAGACGATGTTACTGTTAGTGACTTGAAAAGGCTCGTATATGGCAATAACACCGCCGCCCAGAGAGATGTTCTGGTCGGATGTAAGGGAAGGATTATGAACAATGACGATAATTTGGCCCTTGCAACCAGGGCTTTTTGTAAAAGAGACCCTAGACTCGTCCTATGGAGGGAGGGTCGCATCGCTTCTTAa